The nucleotide sequence CGCGCCCGCCGCGCCTGGACTGCACCAGCGTCACCCCGATGACCAGCACCCCGGCGCCGAGGACGGCGAACATCACCGCGGTGCCGTAACCGAGGGTGGTGGACTGGAAGTGTCCCAGCACGGTGCGCACGGCCAGCACCACCGCGAGGACCAGCGCGACGGCCGCCTGCACACCGAGCGCCACGCCGCCGGCCCGGATGGTCCACGGGGCGGTCAGCGAGCCGGTGCTCGGCTCAGGCGCGGGCGCCCCACGGCGGGGCGCCCTTCGGGCTCCACGAGCGCTGCGGGACTCCCACGAGGTGTTCGAGCTGCCATCGGCCACCCCTCCAGGTTAGGGCACCCGTATTCTTCACCGCTGTGCGCGCACTCCTGGTTGTGAACCCCAACGCAACAACCGCGAGCGCAGCCGCCCGCACCGTGCTGACCAGTGCGTTGTCCAGCCGGCTGGACCTGACGGTGGCGCACACCGACCGGCGCGGGCACGCCACCGAGCTCGCCGAGGCCGCCCGCCGGGACGGCATGGACCTGGTGGTGGTGCTCGGCGGCGACGGCACCCTCAACGAGGTGGTCAACGGCCTCCTCGGCCCGCCCGCCCAGCACGACGACGCCCGCGGCACCCACCGGCCCGCCCTGGCGGTGGTGCCCGGTGGTTCGGCCAACGTCTTCGCCAAGGCGCTGGGCATCTCCACCGACCCCATCGAGGCCACCGAGCAGCTCCTCGAGGCCATCACCGCAGGACACCGGCGCTCGCTTGGCCTGGGCCACACCGAGGACCGCTGGTTCCTGCTCAACGCCGGGCTGGGCTGGGACGCGGAGGTGGTGCACACCGTGGAGGGCCACCGCGGCAACGGCAAGCCCCGCGACCCCCCTGCGCTACGTGTGGTCGGCTGTGCGCCACTACTTCAGCGCCAAGCACCATGCGCCCGCGCTGTCCGCGCAGATCGGTGACGCGGCCCCGGTGAACGGCTTGCACGTGGTGATCGTCACAAATTCCGACCCGTGGACGTACTGGGGAAACCATCCAGTTCGGACCAATCCCGGAACGACCTTCGCGAGCGGTCTGGGGGTGTTCGCGCTGCAGAGCCTGCGGTGGCCGACCCTCGCCCGAGTGGTGCCCCAGATGCTCACCCGCCGAGGCAGTCCCCGGGCGCGTCGGCTGCTCCGCGGAGGACGACGTGCCCACCGTGCGGGTGTGGTGCGAGGAGCCCACCGCGCTCCAGCTGGACGGCGACTACCTGGGCCTTCACGACAAGGTCTTCTTCAGCACAGTCGCGGACGCAGTGCAAGTGCTGGTACAACCGAACAGGTAGAACCGCTATGGCGAAACGTGCGTGTTCACTGTTGGTCACATGATCGTGACATGCAGCACGACCGGATCCGAAACTCTTGACATCGGACTGGTTCGTGAAAGCATTCACAAGCAACAGCCCAGATTCCCTTGGGCGTTCGAACACCCACGCCGCCCAAACGAAACGGCGCACACACGCGCGCCCAGCAAGGAGCTAGAGATGGATTGGCGCCACAAGGCGATCTGTCGTGACGAGGACCCAGAGCTGTTCTTTCCGGTTGGAAACAGTGGCCCTGCCCTTGCCCAGATCGCTGACGCGAAGGTGGTCTGCCGCCGCTGTCCAGTGATGTCCGACTGCCTGGCCTGGGCCCTGGAGTCCGGCCAGGACGCCGGCGTCTGGGGTGGCATGAGCGAGGACGAGCGCCGCGCGCTCAAGCGCCGCAACGCCCGCACCCGCGCGCGCACCGGAGCCTGACCGCTCCCCACCCAGCACGGCACGCTGGTCCCCCGCGGACCTGGCCACTGCGCTTCGACGAAACCGGCTCGCACCCACAGGGTGCGGGCCGGTTTCGTCGTGCAGGAGCCCCACCTACCGCCCGCGGTGGGTCACCGGGACGCGCAGCTGCGCCACCGTGCCGCCGTCGTCGCCGGGGACGCAGCTGCAGCGACCCGCCCAGCTCGGCGTCCACCAGGGTGCGCACGATCTCCAGGCCCAGCCCCCCACCGCTACCCAGGGTGAACCCGGGGGGCAGCCCCACGCCGTCGTCGCACCACCTGCACCTGCAGCCAGCCGGCTGAGCGCTCCGCCCGCACCACCACCCGGCCGGCCGCACCCGGTGCAA is from Rhodococcus sp. X156 and encodes:
- a CDS encoding WhiB family transcriptional regulator; translated protein: MDWRHKAICRDEDPELFFPVGNSGPALAQIADAKVVCRRCPVMSDCLAWALESGQDAGVWGGMSEDERRALKRRNARTRARTGA